Proteins from a genomic interval of Denticeps clupeoides chromosome 20, fDenClu1.1, whole genome shotgun sequence:
- the bmp8a gene encoding bone morphogenetic protein 8A — MAEDTCNSDSEESRGSSRRPARGHLYPPVVLLPLCVLLCVWGQAEGVVHSSFRRLSGREKKEMQREILSILGLPGRPWPHPPLRPPSSAPLFMLDLYHAMSGEEEEGFIADGVGYAALPTLSTHTPPLGTVVSEADTVMSFVNVVEHEKDLLQPRPYWKEFRFDLTPLPQGETVTAAEFRIYKTLTSPGQRGNRTLHISVYEIQPENRNREPELVLLDMQSVPAGQEGWLAFDVTTASNHWLLHPRSNMGIRLYVETEEDRTLSAGWVGLVGRRGPRSKQPFMVTFFRASQVPCRPPRAVRRYHNRRKKPKYDLPHPNHPGISDKITPINELQACRRHELYVSFRDLGWKDWVLAPPGYSAYYCDGACDYPLAECMNATNHAVIQLVVHLLKPDEVPKACCAPTKLSPISVLFYDDKNNVILKKHRNMVVKNCGCL, encoded by the exons ATGGCAGAAGACACCTGTAACAGTGACTCTGAGGAGAGTCGGGGCAGCAGCCGCCGCCCGGCCAGGGGTCATCTGTACCCCCCGGTGGTCCTCCTGCCTCTCTGCGTGCTCCTGTGTGTCTGGGGCCAGGCGGAGGGCGTGGTCCACTCCAGCTTTCGGCGGCTGAGCGGCCGGGAGAAGAAGGAGATGCAGCGGGAGATCCTGTCCATCCTGGGTCTCCCCGGGCGACCCTGGCCCCACCCCCCCCTCAGACCTCCGTCCTCGGCGCCGCTGTTCATGCTGGACCTGTATCATGCCATGtctggggaggaggaggagggcttCATCGCGGACGGGGTGGGCTACGCCGCGCTGCCCACCCTGAGCACGCACACGCCGCCGCTGGGGACGGTGGTGAGCGAGGCCGACACGGTCATGAGCTTCGTCAACGTGG TGGAACATGAGAAGGACCTGCTGCAGCCGAGGCCGTACTGGAAGGAGTTTAGGTTCGAcctcacccccctcccccaaggGGAGACGGTCACAGCCGCAGAGTTCCGCATCTACAAAACCCTGACCAGCCCTGGCCAGCGGGGGAACCGCACCCTGCACATCTCCGTCTACGAGATCCAACCTGAGAACAGAAACAG AGAGCCTGAGCTGGTGCTGCTGGACATGCAGTCTGTTCCTGCAGGCCAGGAGGGCTGGCTGGCTTTCGATGTGACGACTGCCAGCAACCACTGGCTGCTCCATCCACGCAGCAACATGGGCATCCGCCTCTACGTGGAGACGGAGGAGG aTCGAACACTGTCGGCTGGATGGGTGGGTCTGGTTGGACGTCGCGGGCCCCGTTCCAAACAACCCTTCATGGTGACGTTCTTTCGAGCCAGTCAGGTTCCATGCCGTCCGCCTCGCGCTGTCAGACGCTACCATAACCGCAGGAAGAAGCCGAAGTATGATTTGCCTCATCCCAACCATCCCGGAATATCCG aTAAAATCACTCCCATCAATGAACTTCAGGCATGTAGGAGGCACGAGCTTTATGTTAGCTTCAGAGACCTTGGCTGGAAG GACTGGGTGCTGGCTCCTCCCGGTTACTCTGCTTATTACTGTGACGGAGCATGTGACTACCCCTTGGCAGAATGTATGAATGCAACCAACCACGCCGTGATCCAGCTTGTG GTCCACCTACTGAAACCCGACGAGGTTCCCAAAGCATGCTGTGCGCCCACCAAGCTGAGTCCCATCTCCGTCCTGTTTTACGACGACAAGAACAATGTCATACTGAAGAAGCACCGGAACATGGTGGTCAAGAACTGCGGGTGCCTGTGA
- the zgc:91910 gene encoding zinc finger protein 706 — translation MARGQQKIQSQQKNAKKAAEKKKQQGADQKTAAKAALVHTCPVCRTQMPDPKTFKQHFESKHPKSPMPAELADVQA, via the exons ATGGCTCGCGGACAGCAGAAAATTCAGTCCCAgcaaaaaaatgccaaaaaggctgcagagaagaagaagcagcaggGAGCAGACCAGAAGACGGCCGCTAAAGCTGCACTTGTCCACACCTGTCCTGTCTGCAGG ACCCAAATGCCAGACCCCAAAACATTCAAGCAGCACTTTGAGAGCAAGCACCCCAAGTCTCCAATGCCAGCGGAGCTGGCGGATGTTCAGGCCTAA
- the psma2b gene encoding proteasome_alpha_type_2 domain-containing protein has protein sequence MADRGYSFSLTTFSPSGKLVQIEYALAAVAAGAPSVGIKASNGVVLATEKKQKSILYDEQSVHKVEPITKHIGMVYSGMGPDYRVLVRRARKLAQQYFLVYHEPIPTGQLVQRVASVMQEYTQSGGVRPFGVSLLIAGWDEDRPYLFQSDPSGAYFAWKATAMGKNYVNGKTFLEKRYNEDLELEDAIHTAILTLKESFEGQMTEDNIEVGICNEAGFRRLTPTEVKDYLAAIA, from the exons ATGGCAGATCGAGGATATAGTTTCTCCCTCACTACTTTCAG CCCCTCGGGGAAACTGGTGCAGATTGAATACGCGCTCGCCGCCGTTGCGGCCGGGGCGCCATCCGTCGGCATCAAAG CCTCAAATGGAGTCGTGTTGGCGACAGAGAAGAAACAAAAGTCCATACTGTACGATGAGCAGAGCGTGCACAAGGTTGAGCCAATAACCAAACACATCGGCATGGTCTACAGTGGAATGGGACCCGATTAcag GGTGCTGGTGAGGAGGGCCCGGAAGCTGGCCCAGCAGTACTTTCTGGTCTACCACGAGCCCATTCCAACTGGCCAGCTAGTCCAGAGGGTGGCTTCCGTCATGCAGGAATACACGCAGTCAGG AGGGGTGCGGCCGTTTGGGGTCTCTTTACTCATTGCTGGTTGGGATGAAGATCGACCATATTTATTTCAGTCTGACCCATCG GGCGCGTACTTCGCCTGGAAAGCCACAGCCATGGGCAAGAACTACGTGAATGGAAAAACGTTTCTTGAAAAGCG ATACAACGAGGACCTGGAGCTTGAAGATGCCATTCACACAGCAATCCTGACTTTGAAG GAAAGCTTTGAAGGTCAGATGACTGAAGACAACATTGAAGTGGGCATCTGTAATGAAGCGGGTTTCAGAAGACTCACCCCCACCGAGGTTAAAGATTACTTGGCAGCCATCGCCTAA
- the ntaq1 gene encoding protein N-terminal glutamine amidohydrolase has product MKMITPPREECIYTSCYCEENVWKLCEYVQEQRTCPTEEVYAVFVSNERKTIPVWKQKSGRGSEPVVWDYHVVLLHVDQKGEGSVYDLDTVLPFPCPLSTYSREAFRPDQGLPKAFWRKLRVIPAEMYLNTFASDRSHMKDAGGEWRMPPPPYPCIETSETKMNLDDFISMDTQVGCGKVYSLSEFVQHFGGK; this is encoded by the exons aTGAAAATGATAACCCCTCCGAGAGAAGAGTGCATTTACACCAGCTGTTACTG CGAAGAAAACGTGTGGAAGCTGTGCGAGTATGTCCAGGAGCAGAGGACGTGTCCGACCGAGGAGGTTTACGCGGTCTTCGTATCCAACGAAAGAAAAACG ATTCCTGTCTGGAAGCAGAAGTCGGGGCGCGGCTCTGAACCCGTGGTCTGG GATTACCACGTCGTTCTCCTCCACGTGGACCAGAAGGGAGAAGGTTCGGTTTACGACCTGGACACGGTCCTCCCTTTCCCCTGTCCACTCAGCACATACTCACGGGAGGCCTTCAGGCCGGACCAGGGTCTCCCGAAGGCCTTCTGGAG GAAGTTGCGAGTTATTCCTGCTGAAATGTACCTGAACACGTTTGCGTCTGATCGATCACATATGAAGGATGCCGGTGGCGAGTGGCGTATGCCGCCACCCCCGTACCCATGCATAGAAACATCAG aaaCCAAAATGAACCTTGATGACTTCATCAGTATGGACACCCAGGTGGGCTGTGGAAAAGTTTACAGTCTGTCCGAGTTCGTACAGCATTTTGGAGGAAAATAA
- the msto1 gene encoding protein misato homolog 1, whose amino-acid sequence MSGVCREVVTLQLGHYSNFVGTHWWNLQDASLCYEPDSPPGDLQSDVLFREGVTLGGQVTYTPRLIAMDLKGSLHTLRQDGSLYESGKDSGALTWQGQVMMHQHSPPAKNTFLQDLEKLDNGEILAEADFTSPPVPQSSDAVTMETVNRSLERAQKMYKLEGSVRVWSDFLRLHLHPRTISVINQYNHDGESHRLEAFSQGEALCQGSVVEELEDRLHFFVEECDYLQGFQVFCDLTDGFSGLGSRVTELLRDSYGGRGILTWGLAPINHPDSTSVKEVYRLLNHALGTVQMANHSSFFCPLTLRGGLGLRPTSPVSFNHVNYDSTLWYHSSALLALALDTMTVSYRLRSHSTPMWQLADALTVSGRKVVAAYGAIPFPMMHGSCLPDALNVYADALPWKPLSACPELDGGRCFGQSVTFRGFEGQNLVSPPIPGSPPPTSLHSLQSGEEVLAAYISSHYPSSPMALQLVSGPSKLTPPFPQIFSQSLGSQGFLQSQYPPLGSTPAVSSLPVLTSLQSSTALGPWLAGTQKMASALDPRRVAPSFLSNGLEISDLQEAMEQLKSLAFCYRDDSSGILRSSSDEDDDD is encoded by the exons ATGAGCGGTGTGTGTAGAGAAGTGGTTACGCTACAGCTCGGACACTACTCCAACTTTGTGGGAACTCATTGGTGGAATTTGCAG GATGCATCTCTCTGCTATGAGCCGGATTCGCCCCCAGGAGACCTGCAAAGCGATGTCCTGTTCAGAGAGGGGGTCACTCTGGGCGGACAGGTCACATACACCCCGCGCCTCATCGCCATGGACCTCAAAG GCAGCCTCCACACACTGAGGCAGGACGGCAGCCTGTATGAATCTGGAAAAGACAGCGGTGCCCTAACGTG GCAGGGCCAGGTGATGATGCATCAACACAGTCCACCAGCAAAGAATACTTTCCTGCAGGATCTGGAAAAGTTGGAC AATGGAGAGATCTTGGCAGAAGCAGATTTCACCAGTCCTCCCGTGCCCCAGTCTTCAG ATGCTGTTACCATGGAGACCGTGAACAGAAGCCTGGAGCGTGCACAGAAGATGTACAAGTTGGAGGGCAGTGTGCGGGTGTGGTCTGACTTTCTGCggctccacctccaccccagGACCATTTCTGTCATCAACCAGTACAACCATGATGG GGAGTCACACCGTCTGGAGGCTTTCAGCCAGGGTGAAGCATTGTGTCAGGGCTCAgtggtggaggagctggaggaccgACTGCACTTCTTTGTTGAGGAGTGTGATTACCTGCAG GGATTCCAGGTCTTCTGTGATCTCACTGATGGTTTCTCTGGCTTGGGGTCGAGGGTCACAGAGCTGCTACGAGATTCCTATGGTGGACGCGGCATCCTTACCTGGGGTTTGGCACCAATCAATCATCCAGATTCT ACTTCTGTCAAGGAGGTGTATCGTTTACTGAATCATGCTCTGGGAACTGTCCAAATGGCCAACCACAGCTCCTTCTTCTGCCCCTTGACCCTGAGGGGTGGCCTGGGTCTGCGACCCACCTCCCCAGTCAGCTTCAACCACGTCAACTATGAT TCGACTCTATGGTACCACAGCAGTGCTCTGCTGGCTTTAGCGCTGGACACAATGACCGTGTCCTACAGACTGAGGAGCCACAGCACCCCCATGTGGCAGCTGGCTGATGCGCTCACTGTTTCTGGCAGGAAG GTGGTTGCTGCTTACGGTGCCATTccatttcccatgatgcacgGCAGCTGTCTGCCTGACGCTCTTAATGTTTACGCTGATGCTTTGCCATGGAAACCTCTTTCCGCCTGCCCTGAGCTGGATGGCGGGCGTTGTTTTGGCCAGTCGGTGACCTTCCGAGGATTTGAGGGCCAGAACTTGGTCAG TCCACCAATCCCAGGAAGTCCGCCCCCTACATCCCTGCACAGTCTACAGAGTGGAGAGGAAGTCCTGGCTGCTTACATCAGCTCTCACTACCCATCGAGCCCGAT GGCACTGCAGCTAGTTTCTGGCCCGAGTAAGCTGACTCCACCCTTTCCACAAATCTTCAGCCAATCACTGGGTTCCCAGGGCTTTCTTCAGAGCCAGTATCCACCCCTTGGCT cgaCTCCTGCAGTCTCCAGTCTTCCCGTGCTGACGTCTCTACAGTCCAGCACAGCACTGGGCCCGTGGCTGGCAGGAACACAGAAGATGGCCAGCGCCCTGGATCCCCGCAGAGTCGCCCCCAGCTTTCTGTCCAACGGCCTTGAAATCAGCGACCTGCAGGAAGCCATGGAGCAGTTGAAATCCCTGGCTTTCTGTTACCGTGACGACAGCAGTGGGATCCTCCGCTCCTCctctgatgaagatgatgatgactgA